tcagcctcctgagtaattgggattacaggtgcatgccaccatgttcagctaatattttgcttttattttttgatagagatggggtttcaccccatgtctggccaggctggtcttgaactcttgacctcaagtgatccgccttggcctcccaaagtgttgggattacaggtgtgagccactgcgcctggccaatgactctttatatatgcatatacctgTGTAACTTTTACGCAGGTAAAGATAATGATTTCATCAAACCCGAAGGCTCCCTTGCAcccttcccattccacatccccCCAGAGGTAACCACCCTTCTGACCTCTGGTACTAATAGACCCAGTTTGCCTGGTCATGAACCTTGCATGAACAGAAACATACAGCATCAACTTCTGGGACTCATCATTATGTCCCCAAATCATAGGTAAAGTATGTTTTAAAACAACTGCTATTTGGTATCACAAAAGTAATACTTACTGTAGAAATGATATAAAAGCACAAATGAACAGAAAATGGTGGACATCACCTTTGTACCTGAGAGCTTCTAAGAGCATCTCTCTCTATGTGtttgataataataatttgatgTGCCCAATGTAGAAATTCTGGAAAGTAAAAGActccggctgggcatggtggctcatgcctctaatcccagcactttgggaggccgagatgggcagattgctttagctcaggagtttgagaccaacctgagcaacatggcaaaaccttgtctctacaaaaaatagaaaaattagctgggcgtggtgttatgtgcctgtagtcccagctatttgggaggctgaggtgggaggatcacttgaacctgggaggcagaggttgcagtgagtggagatcacaccactgcactctaacctgggtgacagagggtgaccttgtctcaaaacaaacagacaaaagacTCTTGGTTGCAACTGACACAAACTCGACTTCCACTGGCTTGAGCAAGATTCAATTGGTTGTGTCAAGTAACTGAGAGAACCAGGGGCTCAAAcgatgtctctgtctctctccccatctTTCCCAGGCTTGGCTTCATTGACGCAAATGGGCTCTGTCTATGGCCAGTAAAGTGGCAACCAGCAACCCCTGACTCAACCTCCCACTTCAGCAACCCTAAGAGCATCTTTCTCTATAGCAATCCCAGGGCAAACTCTGATTGGCTTTGCTGGTGTCACATGTCCATCCTTGGGCCAATCACTTGGCTAGGCTGATGGGGGACTCTAAATGGTCAGCTGGAGTCATGGTGGGGCAGCGTCATGGTTACAGCTGCACCAGAGTCAGGGAGTTGGCGAGGGGAGGTGTTCCAAAGGCACCAGAGAAGGAACACAGAAAGAGTGTTGAGGAGACCTAACTAGGGCAGCTTTGTCCTGCACAGTCAGCAGGATGTTGTccggctaggcatggtggctcacacctgtaattccagcactttggaaggccgaggttcgtgaccagcctgagcaacttagAGAGACACTCCTCACCCCgtgccccatctctacaaaaaaaataaaaattaaaattaattggccgtggtggcatgcatctgtagacccagctactcagggggctgaggacagaggatcgcttgagccagggaggtggaggttgcagtgagctatgatcgcaccactgcactccagcctgggtgacagagtaagaccctgtctcaaaaaaataaaaaataaataaaaataaattgactgTCTGCTTTGCAGAGCAGGACTTTCCTAAGGATAGGAGCTGGGACTTTTGTCTCCTTAGTGAGCTCTGACCCAGGTGTCTCAATCTTTGGTCCCATCTTTGTGCCTCCATCTCCTATTTTACAGGATCAAAAAAGCTTCAGGGCTTGAAaaatgaggatgtagagaaaacaaACCTCAACAATCTAGTGAAAACCAGCTGACCGTGACTTCCTGTGTGCACCAGGCCAGCCTCCTGGTTGGGTCCCTGGCACGGCatccagcccagagcctggcacagagatAGTGTTGTGGTAGAAGGCGGCACTAGATTCCAGAGGCCAGGCTTGGACACTGggccaaattgaggactagctaaaacaggtctGGGATGGAAGCCCCTCCCCAAACAAAACATCTCCCTGTAAGATATGCTCACCAGTGCGCCaggtcagtttaccattgccatggcaacagctGGAAGTTACTGACCCTTTTTATGGCAACCAGTGGACAAACCGGAAGTTATCATCATCCTAGACATTTTTGCATCAACTGctccttaatttgcatataattaaaaatggGTATAAATACGAGTGTAGAGCTGGCTCTaagctgctactctgggcacgctgcctatggggtagccctgctctgcaaggatcAATACCGCCTCTGTGGCTGCCTACACTGCCGCTTCAATAAAAGTTACTAACACAACCAGCtcgcccttgaattctttcctgggtgaagccaagaatCCTTctgggctaagccccaattttgggGCTTGCCTGTCCTGCATCAGTGTCATCAGATGCTTGAATAAATGGAGGGAGGTGATAACAGCATTTATGGTGCACTCACTGTGTGCCAATCCTCCGTAATTCCCTGGACATCTTACTTTAGCCTCATGTGTTTCAGGCACTGGAGATTCCTCTCTTCCGGGGTATTACTTTGATTCCCATATAATAGGTTTGCTATTGTATTTATCTTACTTTTACTATTAAGTGTTTAGGGTGTGCAAGAGAAAAGATACCAGTTCTTTCTCCCGGAGTTTACAATCTagtggatggggaaactgaggcacgcaCAGTTGCACAGAGCAGTGGGGAGCATGGGAGGTGGGTGGGTGTTCAGTGGGGGAGGCCATCTGGAATGAGTCTGGAGTATTGATGAGAGGGATGAGAGGGATCCCTTGAGCTCTGAGGTGGGCTAGAAGAGAGAAAGGGGTCTCAGCAGTGGCGTCCCCTGGTCTAGACCGGTTTCAGCCAGTCCAGGGCGGCCAGGGCTGTTCTTAGCCaggccctctcccctcctctttcccccacctcccctcaGCAGCAGCCGGCGCAGTGATTGACGCGGTAATTAGCGCGCGTAGGCACCCGGCTAATTGAGGTCAGGCTGCAGATTGCAGTGGCTGCTTCGCAGAGGCGGTGGGCGCGCGGGCTGCGCGCGCTCCCTCCCCCTGCAGGGCCTGGTGTGAGGACGTGGTGGAGCGGGGAGGCCCCCGCAACCCGCCCCCCGTCCTTTTTCCCTGGGGAGGACGCTCTCCAGCGGCAGGTGTCGTGGGGAGGTCTCCTGGGCCCTCCCATTTCAGGGGGATGGGAAACttcagacagagggaaagagagggccAGGGAGCCCTCCAAGGCAGGTTGAACCCATCTTGGACCCTGAActcctggggagggaggggctcGGGAAAGAGCCCACGGGTGGGGGCGGGGGAGCCTTGGCGTGAGTAATTCCCCCTCTTTGAGCTTGCtctcattcattcacacattcattcattcaacactcaCTTATTGAGTGCCTTATGTGTTTGAAGCACTGGAAATAAAGTTGAAATAAAGACAGACGTGGTTCCGCCCTCAGGAAGCTAACAGACAGTGGGGAGATAAACGAGCTAATAGTTGCTATTGCAAACATATGCTGTAGAGAGACATTATCTGCAGGGAGGCAACTCAAatggggtggtcagggaaggcctctctagGGAAGGGATATTAGGGCTGAGACTTGAGGGACAGAACACACTGGGAATGGGCAGTGTGTGAGTGATGGGGGCAGAGGGAACCTCTTCTCTAAGACGGGGGACAGAAAAGTCCTGATGAGCAAGGGTCTCGGATGGACCTGTCATTCTGCAACTTGCTTGTTTGGACTTACGTAATCCTGAGATGAAGACACGTTGGTACATGTAGTTCTAGTACATTCATTTTGCCTGTGCTTTTTCTACCATGCACAGCTGGTTCTTAGGCAAACAGCAGTTCCAGAATGGTTTCTGAAACCCATACTGCAGAGGTGGTGTTTAGAGGATTTGGCTCATGTGGTGGGTGGGAGCAAGAAGGCTGACAGGGACTAGAGGTTCATTGCAGACAGCTAACATGGGGAGCATAGAGCAAAAAGGGAAAGATTTATCTAGCCTTGCAAATACTCCCCAACACTTACCAGCCTAAAGGAGCCAGGGAAAGGGGCTTGGGCTGGAAGACAGGAGGTGGCCTGGGTCCTCATCTCAGCTCAAACTCAGTGTAAAACTCTGGGGAGgtccttttcccttttccatttgtaaaatgggtgtATGCGTGAGAATAAGACAAGGTTAGTCATTTCAAAGTGGTTTCCTGTCTGTGTTTTCTTAGATTCTGTTCTTGTCTCTTTGGCATCCATTAATCACAAGGCCAACATTTCCCCTGTGATCCAGAGCCCGTACTCTGaaccactttaaaaaatttaactctcaggacaggtgcagtggctcatgcctgtaatcccagcactttgggaggctgaggcaggaggattgcttgggcccaggaatttcagaccagcttaggcaacatgggGAAATGCAGTcactataaataatttaaaaatgagctaggtgtggtggcacgtacctgtggtcccagctacccaggaggctgaggcaagaggattgcttgagtctgagaggtcaaggccgcagtgagctgtgattgtgtcactgcattctagcctgggcaacaaatcgagactgtatctcaaaaaaatcaaatcaaatcaaatcaaatccaacTCTTTTGCACCAAGGCATCATTTTCACTGTCCTAAATCAACCCAGGGCCAGGCACCAGACAACTACGGAAATCCCTTATGCTTCCCACCTACCAGAATTATTCAAACTATCCTCAAGCCATTTATCCTGCTTTGCCTTTCCCAAGGAAACCCGTAGGCTGtagctgctcctgctcctgcctgctGACCAATCCTGGTGATTCCCATGTGGCCCTGCATGGTGTGGCATGCCCCCTTGTCTTGGGAACTGTAAGGAATTAATTATTTCAATGGTATTAGCCTGTCCGCGTCATTACTCAGTCAACTTCATAAATTAAGATCTGGGCAGACATCGGTTTCTCAGATGGCTTTGTGTATGCCTTTGGGGGCTGTCAAGAGGAATGTGGAGAGGAGGAGCAGGCTGCCCTGAAAGATTTGGATGTGCGTGCCACAGGTCCCCTCCCTGGCCTCATGAGAGCTGTTCTCTGGGACATATATACTGTCACTTCTGGGGAAAGAGTTTTGCTGCTCCTTAAACTTCAGAAAACCTTGGTCCTACAGGCTCATCCATCTCAAAGATTTGTTCTGGCACCCATGTTGGTGCTACAGGGACAGAAATTCATCCATTTCTGTTTTATGGTTTCAAAGGGTTTCTTCAATTATTTGCTTTGTTGACTGAGGACACCTTGTGGACCAGTTATTTGCTGATGGCTCTCATGGCTTCCATTCTCTGCAGTTATTGTGGGGGCTAGAAGTCTGCAAACTACATTTGTCAGATGATCTCATCAGCTGGGGCCAGTAGGTTCTGCTAATGGGAGGTTCTAGCAAGAGACGAAACATAGCAGCAGTAGCAGTAGACAATTTCAGTTGACCACAGACAAGTGTGGGTTCCAGCAGGGTCAGTGGTTCCAGTGGTGACCATGGGAGTGGCTCCTGCTCAATGGCAGTGGCAGCACCTACAGCAGCTCAGTAGTGAGTGCTGGCCTGTGGGCCAAGCCTGGAGTGTACCAGCTTCTTGATAATTGGGTGCCACCTTCTATTCCTGTTTGCTCTTCTGCTTCTCCTGGCCAACAATTTGGTAATAAATTTTACGCATTCAGTCCCTCTCTGCTTGAAATATCTTAAGGGCCTTCTATTTCTCCAATGGGACAATGACTGATATACCTATATACCTTGGATCATTAGAAAGGTACGAAAAAGACCGTATGCTCACCTGGACATAAGTGCCATCTTTGGCAGCATTACTAGGAGTATAGTTCCAGGAGACCTAGGTGATATCTGGATTTCCTCTTTGCTGATGAGAGTCAACATGGAGGAGAGTACTGGGCTGGACAAGATTCTGAGGTTCTCAGTAATCCTGAGTGGGCAGCTGGGCAGTGTTGTAGCTAGTTAGAGGGTGCTATATTTTAAGTATTTGCCCCcttaaaactcatgttgaaatttaattcccaatgtggcagtattgagaggtggggcctttaagaggtgattgggtcatgagtgCTCTGCcttcataaatggattaatccatttatgGATTAATGGATTGATGGgctaatggattaatgggttatcatgggagagggactggtggctttataagaagaaggaGATCTGAGCTAGCATGCTCAGCCCCTTCTCCCTGTGACATTCTGTGTCACCTTGGGTCCCTGCAAAGTGTCACtatcagcaagaaggccctcaccagatgtggcccctcgaccttggacttctcagcctccataactgtaagaaataaattccttttcttgataaattaccgagtttcaggtattctgttataagcaaaagaaaatggactaagatagaaGGTGAGATTCTAAATCATCTTTTCTTATCTGAATTATGGAACCAGCCTCCTCGCTGGTCAccctgcctccagctttgtccctTCCaggtcattttctttttgtttttttcaatctataggtatttttttattagaaaataaattaagcaTTCTCACTAGAGACTGAAGAAGGAAATTAACAATCTTACAATTCTAGAACAGGCAAACTTCATGATAAGGGATTCTTAGTTTTCAAAGTGTGGGGTGCTCTTTCGCAGATACGCTCTCGGGGTGGGAGCTGTAAGTTTTCctcagatattttacattttgtgcTTTAATTCTTGTTGGTACTCTAAATCAAATAAATACACAGTGTTCGGGATTATCTGGATGGCCATCTTAAATAACAGCGTGTCCCACATGATCATAGCCTCTGCAATTGTGCCTCTGATCCATGTGATACCAAGACCAGCTATGCTTAACTTTTCATATTTCTCCAATTGGGTCCTGAGACCTTTGACAGAATTGTTGAACATTTCCTATGAGATCTGTGAGAGGTCAAGGTGGAGAACACTGGTtcagagcagtgattctcaaggcaggatgggatggggtggggttgaGTGGATAGAAGCATGTAGTTTGAAAAAGCACATTCAAAATACCCACTAATTTCAAAACACCAACTCCATAAAGTCAAGCAGTGGGAATGATTTCAGCTAATGGGCAGTGGCAGAAAACCAACTATGGATTCATCATTGTGGAGAAGGAGTCTGGATCAACGTAGTTGAAAAACACCGGCTTAGAGGTAGAGGCATGCCAACACGTGGGGAACAGTAAGAAACGTGTGCCAAAGAGAAAGAACAATTGAGGGTCAGTGAGTGAATCCTAGGCCAGAACTTGTCACAGTCTTCTGAAAGCCAAAGCACGTATCCGGAAGAAAACCAAGATGGTCCGTTAACCTTCTTGGCCCTGTGGTTAAGAACAAGTTGATCAACTTTTAAATACTGAGCCAAAAGAAGCAAAAAAGCTGTTTGTGCCCCCAGATTGATCCACCAAGAAGTGATGTCATCATTTGCAATGCCATCCAGCTCTTGAGGAGGGACATCAGTGTGTGGCCTGCTCTGTAGTTACTGCAGAACTCCAATCTGCTTTAGCCAAGTCAGCAGTTCCCAGCTCTGTTGCATAGTGACTAGATCACTGCATCTGCCTATACAATCTTTACCAATAAAGACTCGAGGCACCATTCTTGCTCCCATGAGCTGTTTCACATAATGTTGAATCTCGTTGGTGTGGTTAGTAGCTGCAATATCGACAGCTGCTACTACTACTTCCCGAAGCCCCTGTTTGATGGGCAATTGATTGAGGATCTCTTGGGTCTTCCAGCAGTATGGGCAGGTGGAGTTGATGAACACAACCACCTTCCCAGGCTGGATTTTGCAGTTCACAAACTCTTGAGCCATGCCGATGGGCTGTGGTCTCCCTGGGAGGAATCCTCAGTTGCAGGTATTGCTTGGGGTATTgagctcatttattttcttccttccttccttcattctttccttccttccttctttccttcctccctccctgcctccctctttctttctttctctctctcttccttccttccttccttccttccttccttcctttctttctttctttccttctgtctttctttctttctttctctctctctctctctccctccctccctcccttcctccctccctctctctctctctctctctttctttctttctttctttcttcatctcactctgttacctaggctggagtgcggtgatgcaatcacagctcactgcagccttgaacttctgggctcaagcaatcctcccaccttggcctcctgagtagctaggactacaggcatgagccaacatgcctggccaatttttgtattttttatagagacaggatcttgccatgttgcccaggctggtctctaactcctgggctcaagcaatcctgtcttggcctcccaaaatgttgggattacaggcatgagccatcatgcctggctcctCCCAGGTCATTTTCCACGTATTGAACCAGAGGGTCTTTCAAAAACATTCCAATGGAGCACCCTTCCTGCTAACCCCTGTCCCAAATCAAGACCCATCAGCAGCTCTCTGGTGCTCAAAATTATAAACTTGCTATTCCAGACCTTTACTAACCTGGCCCCTATGGAACTCCCCAGCCTCTGCATGATCTCTCCTTGCCTTGCAGGTTATCATCTAGCTGCTCTGAATCACCTGCAGCCCCCTGAACATGCCATGCTCTATTTACTCAActgatatttattaagcatccacTGTGTGCCTGACAGTGTTCTAGGCATTGGGGAATTGGCAGAAGACAATTCGGCCAAAGTCTCTTCTTTCAAGAATCTCTCCTCCAGGCCTTTTTACGTGCTGTTCCCTTTGTTTGGAATGTACTTTCTGCCCCGTTTCCCATCCCTTTTCCTCCTTTCACCTTGGTATCTGCCATCTTCAGAGCTGAGATGAGGCAGCACCTGCTTAGGGAGTCTCCCTTGACCCCAACCCCTCTCCCCAGACTGTTTGGATATTTCCTTTATGCTCCTACAACCCCCCAGCTCCCTGAGCTTCCTCTAACCCAAACATGGATCTCTGAATTGTCACTGTTGGTTTATACTCCTAGAGTATAGAGTTTAGAGCTCCTTGAGGGTGGGACCATGTctgatttggatctgtgtccctagaCTTAACAGCGTCCAGCATGTgaatttgttgagtgaatgaacgaatgaatgaacaaCCATGGACTAGAAAAGCAGGAAACATTTTTTGGAGGGAAATGACCATGCAGGTCTTGAAAGGGGCACCCGAGATCGTTCCAAACAGAGATCAGAGGACTCAGGGTCCTTGTTTCCTCTGGATCCCATTATCCTCAGCCTCAGCAACCAGGTGCTTCGAGATCTGCTCCTACTGGCCTCTCCAGCCCTATTTATGCTTTCTCAACCCAGATCCAGCCCTTTGAGCCAAGTAGGATTTCAGATTTGGGCTCAGCCAGATCCTGGCTGTGTAAACTTGGAAAATAACTCCgcctctctgtgactcagttttctcatctttaaaatcgtttagatcaggggtccccaaccttgGGGCCACGGACTGGTAcgggtccatggcctgttaggaactgggctgcacggCAGGAGGTGAGCATCACCACCTGAGCTACGCCTCCTGTcacatcagcagcagcattacaCTCCCATAGGAGCACGAACCATATCAGGAACTGTGCACGTGAAGGATCTAGGTCATGTGCTCTTTATGAGAATCCAATGCCTGATGATCagaggtgaaacagtttcatctcaaaaccattcccccaccccaccaccattcTGTGGGAAAATTGTCTTCTGTGAAACTGATCcttggtaccaaaaaaaaaaaattggggactGCTGGTTTAGATGATTTCTGCCTCTCAGGGCTTTTGTGAAATCTCCAGGCAATAACCCATGTAAAGCACGAGCCTCAGGGCTGGGGCCGTAGTCAGCACTCAATGAGTGGGTGCTCTTATTGTTATTGCTTACGCTGAGAGCTGTGGGGAGTTATGGCAGCTTTCAGCAGGGGTGGGAGTCATGGGGTTGGATTTGCTCCTCAGATCTCCAGAGGGGGCTCTGGGGAGGACGACCTAGACAGGACAAGACAGAAATGGGCTGGTGCAGGCTGGTAATTTACACAGCTCTCAAAATCAGATCATTAATGCTTTTGGCCAACGGCTATTGTAAAAAatttagagtaaaataaaaaatacaatataatctTCAGAgtaaattataaaacacaaaGCAGAAACAAATTAGACAGGCAATACAATCTCATTGAAGCAAACCAGTTTTCCCAGGGACAACTCTGAGCTGGGTCAGAAACCACTTCTTCTGGGCCCCATAGCACAGAACCAGGTGATAGGAAGAGTCACAAACATATGTGTGGCTTCTAGGGACTTGAGTTTCCAGATTGACTctctcttttgtttaaaaatcaattaaaaagttattgcaatgcagggtgcagtggctcatgcctgtaatcccagcactttgagaggctgaggtgggagaatcacatgaggctaggagtttgagacctgcctaggcaacagcaagacctcatctctacaaaaagtttaaaaattagccaggtatggtggtgcgtaccttaatgccaactattcaggaggctgagctgggaggatcacttgagcccaggaggtcgaggctgcagtgagctatgattgtgccactgcacacaattaaatattcaattattGCTAAAGACATAAGATGAAAaagtctccctcccaccccaggctctCAGTCTCCCTTTCaccaataataatgtattgtttaTCTCACCTGAAAATTCCCATCCCTTTGCAAGTCCAGATATACACAAATAATTCCTTTGTTTCCAATACAGTTAATACTTTACGCCccgcttttttcacttaatgatGTGTCTAGGAGATTTTTCATattagggtttgtttgtttgtttttgagacagagtctcgttctgttgcccaggatggagtgcagtggtgtgatcttggctcacagcagtctctgcttcctgggttcaagtgattctcctgtcgcagcctcctgagtagctggaattacaggtgtgcgacaccccacatggctaatttttgtatttctaatagagacagggtttccctgtgttggccaggctggtctcgaactcctggcctcaaatgatccacccacctcagccttccaaaatgttgggactacaggcatgagccaccatactcggccCATATTAGTTCTTTTAACAGCTGTATAATAATCCAGTATATGAATAGaccataatttacttaaccaGACCCTACTAATGGATATTCAGGCTGTTTCTTCAGTGAGTTTGTAAGAGAAATTTCTAGAAGTGAGGTTGATGGTTAAAGGATACAGGCATTCTTGATGTTGGTAAATGTTTCCAAATTACCCGCTTTTAAGGGGACACTATTGATGCTCTCTCTAGAGCCCATTGGATCTTTTACAGGTTTGGGGTGCTTCCCTCGACctctgtgtgctttttttttttttttttttttttagacagagtctcgctctgttgcccaggctggagtgcagtggcatgacttcagctcattgcaacctccacctcctgggttaaagtgattcttgtgcctcagcctcctgagtagctgggaccactggtgtgggccaccatggcctgctaatttttgtatttttagtagaggtggggtttccccataatggccaggctggtctcgaacccctggcctcgagtgatctgcctgcttcagcctcccaaagtgctaggattacaggtttgagccactgcccccggccacgCATTGTTGTAAGAGAAGAGTTCATGCTTGCGACCTTCGTTGGAGGCCTGTTCTTCAGCTACTGGAGCTGCCTTGTCCATGGAATGAACCTAAAATGTCTGGCTGTTAAGCCCCACCTTGGGGGACTTAGTCAACAACGGACTGGGACAGGAGTGTGAAAGCCCAGTTTCCTTGCCTGGAGACTGTTTTACACTCCAGAGCTCCCCATGGGATGTGGCTGAGGCTGGGACTTTGCTGAAAGTTTCACAGGGGTAGGCGTACACTCTAAGATGGCCCTAAGGGGCTTGCCTCCTGGCACTCACACCCTTGTGTGATCCCTTCCCTTTGAGTGTAGGCTGTGATGTGATGTCACTTCCAAGATTAAGTGATACAAAGACCatggcaggctgggcgcggtggctcatgcctgtaatcccagcactttgggaggccgaggcgggcagatcatgaggtcaggagttgaagaccagcctggccaacatggtgaaaccccatctctactaaaaatacaaaaattagctgcgcatggtggcgggcacctgtaatcccagctacttgggcggctgaggcagagaatctcttaaacccgggaggtggagtttgcagtgagccaagatcatgccactgcattccagcctgggtgacaagagcaagactccatctcaaaaaaagaaaaaaaaaagactatggcTTTTGTCTTGGGGTGgccctctatttctctctctccctttcaggGCTGTCTCTCTCTAGGGCAATCAAGCTGCCacgatatgatatgatatgatatgatatgatatgatatgatatgatatgatatatgcTATGATAGGATATTATATGATATGCCATGATACTTCAGCCATCTGAAGTGGCAGGGAACTGATGTTTCTGGCCAACAGCCAGTGAGGACTGGAGGCCTGTCCACACTCACAAGAGTGAGTTTAGAAGTGGATCTTCCCCAAGTTGAGCCTTtgactttttgagacagggtcttgctctgctgcccaggctggagggcagtggcacaatcttggttcactgcaatctccacctcacgggttcaagcaatcctcgtgcctcagcctcctgagtagcagggattacaggcatgcaccaccacacatgg
This window of the Pongo abelii isolate AG06213 chromosome 21, NHGRI_mPonAbe1-v2.0_pri, whole genome shotgun sequence genome carries:
- the LOC100449892 gene encoding glutaredoxin-1-like, with the protein product MAQEFVNCKIQPGKVVVFINSTCPYCWKTQEILNQLPIKQGLREVVVAAVDIAATNHTNEIQHYVKQLMGARMVPRVFIGKDCIGRCSDLVTMQQSWELLTWLKQIGVLQ